ACATGCCGTACTCGCCACGGTCGAGCATCGCACACTTGATCTCGTCCACCCGCTGCCAATATTCCTCTTCGCCGTACGGCTTGTTGAAAATGTGAAACTTCTTTTTTTTGAGACCGACGCAGCCAAAACAGTGCTCGCAGTCGTAGCAGTCCATGCAATATTCTAAGTCTTGGCACCGCCATGAGCGTGAGCAGAATTTGAGGTTGTGATAATACGCGATATCCGCCGAGCAGTACGCCGCGTCTCCCCACCCCAACCACACGACACTCATGCTGTCACGATCATCCAGACTCATCCAGCATTGAAAGAGGTCCGTGCTCCCTTCGACCCAGTAACTCTCGCGACATCTTGTGGCGCGCACCAAATACTCTCCCGTGCTCTCCACGTCTGTCGCAAAGTTGAAATGGTCGCGGAAATACCCTTCCCCACGAATCATCTCAAGGTATCTTTCCGAGCACTCGTTCCATGTACGCCGTGATCGGAGGTCGACCATCTCAAGACGTTTACGATACTCTCCCTCCGACAGCTGTTCGTTCCAGAATATAAATTGTTTATCCTTCTTATTCGTTGCACCGAAGCAGTCTTGGCAGCGGCTACAATCAAAGAGAAACGCGCTGTTGATACAATCACCGCATTGGAAACAATAGGTACAGTGATGCATGTTCTCGGCCGCGTTGATGTGATAGCTCTCATTTACCCGAAGGGTGTTCGTGATACAGGCCGAATCACTTCCATGAAAACTCACCGACGCATACAAAACACGTTGTAAATCCGCTCCGCCAAACAAAAGATAGGTGTCTTGGCATTTGATCATGTCCACGCCAACGCTGTTGGTACTTGACCCCTCATCGCGCAGAGCACCCACAGGAATCGAATATGCAAGTTGTTGAAACTGAGCAAAGAATGGTTCTCCAGGATCGAGCTCTCTTGTTGTTTGTGCGAATTCACGGTTATGCCAGTCGCGGTCGGGAATCACTTGATATGGACTGTCTGGGTGCACAAACGTAAGAAGCGGCTCCTTAGTCTCCGCATGCGGCTTTTTCCAAATGGCTATCCCAACAGGAAAGCCCAGGAGCTGTTTCAATCGCGGAATCGGCGCGCAGGAATGCGGCGGCACGTTGAACTTTTTGTACCATCCAATCTCCTCCTCGGTCATGTTCCACTTCTCCCCCGTCAACGCACAAACCCTCTCGCCAGGTTTTATCGCGTCGAGGATGGATTTTACTTTGGCATCGTAGTTAGGTGTCCGATTCATATTCGCCTATTCGCGCGAATTAGAGAAGAGAAATAATCTGCTTTGCGCCGGACGGCTGGTCTTTGGAAAGACGATAGAACATCTCCAGGCTCCGCTGATCACGATCAACGATATCAGCTGCAAAAAGAATCCCCAAATGCTTCGAGGTTGCTTTAAGTGATAGCTTGATCTTATTGGCAATCTCCCACACCGGTGCTTCCTCTTTTTCTCTTAGGAACTCAACGATCGCAAGCCGCCTGCGGTTCGCCAACGCCTTCAATGTACGCTCTAATTGCCTCATACAAAACTATTCTATCATTCGCGCGAATTAGAGAATAGATTTATCCACTATGTTTAAGTCGATAGACGTAGGAATGAATTATGTGTCTTTATGACTTCCACGTGTCCGTCTTGCACAAGAACCGCCTCATCATCCGTTAAGCGGGTGCTCATGACTCCATGCTGTCGCTCATATTCAGCGATCTGTTCTTCTTCAGCCGGTTCATAGTGCGGAGTAATGGTGAGATCGACAAGCCCCATACCGCGCATATCCTTGAGATCAACAATGTTTTTATCTCCCCCGACACCAAGTCCTGAATGTCCAATATCCTTCCCCGCCACTATCGAGCCGGCGCTTACTCCGATGTAGATCCCCCCTTTTTCTAAAAATGACTTTACTGCTACATCGAAGCCGCTCTCGCGAATATATTTCATGAGGTAATAGGTGTTGCCGCCTTGGACATAGATAATGCGACTGCGCTCAAG
The DNA window shown above is from Candidatus Uhrbacteria bacterium and carries:
- a CDS encoding winged helix-turn-helix transcriptional regulator; amino-acid sequence: MRQLERTLKALANRRRLAIVEFLREKEEAPVWEIANKIKLSLKATSKHLGILFAADIVDRDQRSLEMFYRLSKDQPSGAKQIISLL
- a CDS encoding Type 1 glutamine amidotransferase-like domain-containing protein, with the translated sequence MKLFLTSAGMRMKHEIESFVAPLEGAPHVLHIITASVPESDWHYVDGDRVVMEQMGWIVEEYDLAGKTQDETVRALERSRIIYVQGGNTYYLMKYIRESGFDVAVKSFLEKGGIYIGVSAGSIVAGKDIGHSGLGVGGDKNIVDLKDMRGMGLVDLTITPHYEPAEEEQIAEYERQHGVMSTRLTDDEAVLVQDGHVEVIKTHNSFLRLST